From a region of the Gammaproteobacteria bacterium genome:
- a CDS encoding Fic/DOC family N-terminal domain-containing protein yields the protein MNKNQPFNDLPLLPPAVDLETTTILKKAIEANRQLAELKGLVNSIPNQEILVDGIVLQEARLSSEIENIVTTNDELYKAAADEKLATDPQAKEVLRYREALWSGFQQLKERPLSTNLFIDLVRIIKGRDIGIRRVPGTKIANSKGEVLYTPPEGESVIRDKLSNLEHFIHAENGIDALIKLAVMHYQFEAIHPFVDGNGRTGRVINILFLAEKGLLDKPILFLSHYILQTRQAYYEGLRRVTEEGAWADWVLYILEAVRVTAFETQERVIKILEAIESTKNQVQVKAPKIYSRDLIDIIFRNPYCKVRFLEDVGLAKRQTAARYLQTLEELNLLESTKIGKEKYYINKVLTKILSS from the coding sequence ATGAATAAAAATCAACCATTCAATGATTTACCACTTTTGCCGCCTGCTGTGGACTTGGAAACCACAACTATTTTAAAAAAAGCTATCGAAGCAAACCGGCAGCTTGCAGAATTAAAGGGATTGGTTAATTCAATTCCTAATCAAGAGATTCTGGTTGATGGCATTGTATTGCAAGAGGCGAGATTGTCATCCGAAATTGAGAATATCGTTACGACCAATGACGAATTATACAAAGCGGCTGCAGATGAAAAACTGGCTACTGATCCTCAGGCGAAAGAGGTTTTACGCTATCGTGAAGCACTTTGGAGCGGTTTTCAGCAACTGAAAGAAAGGCCATTATCAACTAACTTATTTATAGACTTGGTGAGAATTATTAAGGGTCGTGATATCGGCATTCGTCGAGTGCCTGGAACAAAAATAGCCAATTCAAAAGGAGAGGTGTTATATACCCCACCGGAAGGTGAATCAGTCATTCGTGATAAATTATCTAATCTTGAGCATTTCATTCATGCTGAAAATGGTATCGACGCATTAATTAAGCTGGCAGTCATGCACTATCAGTTTGAGGCAATTCATCCTTTTGTGGATGGAAATGGTCGTACTGGCCGTGTTATTAATATCTTGTTTCTGGCTGAAAAAGGGTTGCTTGATAAGCCGATTCTTTTTCTAAGTCATTATATCTTGCAAACCAGGCAAGCATACTATGAGGGCCTGCGACGGGTGACTGAGGAGGGGGCATGGGCTGATTGGGTTTTGTACATATTGGAAGCTGTTCGGGTCACAGCGTTTGAAACCCAAGAGCGGGTAATCAAAATACTCGAAGCTATAGAATCCACTAAAAATCAGGTACAGGTTAAAGCCCCTAAAATTTATAGTAGAGATTTAATTGATATCATATTTCGTAATCCCTACTGCAAGGTTCGTTTCTTAGAGGATGTTGGGTTAGCCAAGCGCCAGACGGCTGCTCGGTATCTACAGACTCTTGAGGAGTTAAATCTGCTGGAAAGCACCAA
- a CDS encoding metallophosphoesterase, with translation MIKILLISDTHGRLDIINDLIEKTKVDLVIHAGDFGFYNESSYRHISSRELRLLISHSPYGKDYRVDKQTSREMLIEIVKRHQLLGDFSAYQDGNKRFDVPIYAVYGNHEDSYVIEQLKGNNKIHHFNLLDEDNIYQIADDNEPGFKLFGIGGNFLVSNKLLDKPIAGKAGKIWSTLHQFGFLYRKLEKKSKPSIFVSHVSPGKEPLLTRLIIHFMPDIWVSGHMGAPYTCVWNEFTVRNMNESLFWLNSALEKLPTLAEEYLTPEAKLAYDVIKREIPRKDFWFKKLWYVNLPDAKNGYAILTYYDEKFFVEGRCYDLF, from the coding sequence ATGATTAAAATACTGTTAATTAGTGATACTCATGGTCGTCTTGATATAATCAACGATCTGATTGAAAAAACAAAGGTAGATTTAGTAATTCATGCGGGCGATTTTGGATTTTATAATGAATCTAGTTACAGGCATATTAGTAGTCGTGAATTACGCTTGCTTATTTCACATTCTCCTTATGGGAAAGATTATCGCGTTGATAAGCAAACTAGTCGTGAGATGTTAATTGAAATTGTGAAACGGCATCAACTACTGGGTGATTTTTCGGCTTATCAAGATGGTAATAAAAGGTTTGATGTTCCAATCTATGCAGTATATGGTAATCACGAAGATTCTTATGTTATTGAACAATTAAAAGGAAATAATAAAATTCACCATTTTAATTTGTTAGATGAAGATAATATCTACCAAATTGCGGATGATAATGAACCTGGATTTAAATTATTTGGTATAGGAGGAAATTTTTTGGTAAGTAATAAATTGCTCGATAAGCCTATTGCTGGTAAAGCAGGAAAGATTTGGTCCACACTACATCAGTTTGGCTTTTTGTATAGAAAGCTTGAGAAAAAAAGTAAACCCTCAATATTCGTTTCTCATGTCAGCCCAGGTAAAGAGCCTTTATTAACTCGTCTGATCATTCATTTTATGCCGGACATTTGGGTCAGTGGCCATATGGGAGCGCCTTACACTTGCGTGTGGAATGAGTTTACTGTTCGCAACATGAATGAATCGTTGTTTTGGTTAAATTCAGCATTAGAAAAATTACCTACGCTGGCTGAGGAATATTTAACCCCGGAGGCAAAATTAGCCTATGATGTGATAAAGCGTGAAATTCCGCGTAAAGATTTTTGGTTTAAAAAACTGTGGTATGTAAATTTACCTGATGCTAAAAATGGTTATGCAATTTTGACTTATTATGATGAGAAATTTTTCGTAGAAGGGCGATGCTATGACCTTTTTTAA